One window of the Salminus brasiliensis chromosome 1, fSalBra1.hap2, whole genome shotgun sequence genome contains the following:
- the LOC140537537 gene encoding serine protease 55 has protein sequence MWVVSAAACFYSEEHVIRSNLIVKAGAGNLKADEPETQTVEIAQIIRHKDFNPISLQNNIALLRLSAPLKFSDAVYDVCIPDEFTGRHSFTDCHITGYNKLGILQEGSVEQIPRLKCNMRTWWNFRVTTDMICAGQYGGGTDGCKINIGGPLTCLLPLQQRYYISGIRIVGDLCGVPRRPNIYLNTMQYYLWLEKYLMAS, from the exons ATGTGGGTGGTTTCAGCTGCGGCGTGTTTCTACAGTGAAGAGCATGT GATCAGAAGTAACCTCATAGTGAAAGCTGGAGCAGGGAATCTGAAAGCTGACGAGCCCGAGACCCAGACTGTGGAAATCGCTCAGATCATCCGACACAAAGACTTCAATCCCATCTCCTTACAAAACAACATCGCCCTCCTCAGACTGAGCGCCCCTCTGAAGTTCAGCGACGCTGTTTATGACGTCTGCATCCCAGACGAGTTTACAGGCAGGCACTCCTTCACAGACTGCCACATCACTGGCTACAACAAACTCGGAATTCTTCAGGAGGGATCTGTGGAGCAAATTCCCAGATTAAAGTGCAACATGCGAACATGGTGGAACTTCAGAGTCACCACTGACATGATTTGTGCCGGCCAGTACGGAGGAGGAACGGACGGTTGTAAG ATTAATATCGGAGGCCCTCTGACGTGTCTCCTGCCTCTGCAGCAGAGATACTACATTTCTGGAATCCGAATTGTCGGGGATTTGTGTGGTGTACCCAGACGACCCAATATTTACCTGAACACCATGCAATACTATCTGTGGTTGGAGAAATATTTGATGGCCAGTTAA